From Triticum urartu cultivar G1812 chromosome 2, Tu2.1, whole genome shotgun sequence, a single genomic window includes:
- the LOC125541552 gene encoding pre-rRNA-processing protein ESF2-like codes for MPLTRTSAGSARWPVLLRGHHWICSLFTSDPRRRKICWPPSTSTAAIVVRLDRPPPSSASTAVAIVHLDLHRRLPPRPSLQDDEDEDDQDDQDDEDDQDDQDDEDEDEDIQDEDEDNQDEDEDIKDEDDGPILSGFFSQRIKKLTRDKTANVKVISPSSLAFLGKPFVQHLTKTNMIKKIMKLPLKMYYGVDIPIVGTARVIHGPRGPVTNVKYKTESDGRISFHESGWREFIKGKRELRVDTLVVITIRKSNHNDYLMMVVVDHVYN; via the exons ATGCCTCTGACCCGCACCAGCGCTGGATCTGCTAGATGGCCCGTCCTTCTCCGCGGCCATCACTGGATCTGCTCGTTGTTCACCTCCGACCCGCGACGCCGCAAGATTTGCTGGCCGCCATCCACCTCGACCGCCGCCATCGTTGTCCGACTCGACCGACCGCCACCATCATCCGCCTCGACCGCCGTTGCCATCGTCCACCTCGACCTCCACCGCCGTCTTCCGCCTCGACCATCGCTACAG gatgatgaagatgaagatgaccaagatgaccaggatgatgaagatgaccaagatgaccaggatgatgaagatgaagatgaggACATCCAAGATGAAGATGAGGACAACCAAGATGAAGATGAGGACATCAAAGATGAAGATGATGGTCCTATCCTTTCTGGATTTTTTTCTCAAAGGATCAAGAAGCTTACTCGGGACAAGACAGCTAATGTGAAAGTAATATCACCATCCTCTTTGGCCTTCTTGGGGAAGCCCTTTGTGCAACATCTAAcaaaaaccaacatgatcaaaaAAATTATG AAGTTACCTTTGAAGATGTATTATGGAGTGGACATCCCCATAGTCGGCACCGCTAGAGTAATCCATGGACCAAGAGGGCCTGTCACGAACGTCAAATACAAGACAGAATCCGACGGGCGCATATCATTCCATGAGTCCGGCTGGCGGGAGTTCATCAAGGGAAAGAGAGAACTAAGGGTGGACACCCTTGTGGTAATCACTATAAGGAAGAGCAACCACAACGACTATCTGATGATGGTTGTTGTTGACCATGTTTATAACTAA